The Microbacterium sp. LWH7-1.2 genome window below encodes:
- a CDS encoding VOC family protein, which produces MAPPTAITTAFIPVHDPRASAHWYADAFGLGVMEENDSSSVLAGSHGQVTLMGPKSGISVAPGLPWATCNFRVDDLASVHERLARLGAHPSDELGDPDRCLFFTATDPDGNTILVTDR; this is translated from the coding sequence ATGGCCCCGCCCACGGCGATCACGACCGCGTTCATCCCCGTGCACGATCCGCGCGCGAGCGCGCACTGGTACGCGGACGCCTTCGGCCTCGGCGTCATGGAGGAGAACGACTCCTCCAGCGTGCTCGCGGGCTCGCACGGACAGGTGACGCTGATGGGCCCGAAGAGCGGCATCAGTGTCGCGCCCGGCCTGCCGTGGGCCACGTGCAACTTCCGCGTCGACGACCTCGCCTCCGTGCACGAGCGCCTCGCACGGCTCGGCGCACACCCGAGCGACGAGCTCGGCGACCCCGACCGCTGCCTCTTCTTCACCGCCACCGACCCCGACGGGAACACCATCCTCGTCACCGACCGCTGA
- a CDS encoding glycoside hydrolase family 16 protein, with protein MTDDDATLDMSPLDLDGREPDLDERFGEGVLDEKLWWPHYLPHWSSRARTAARYSIAPDALELFIDAYTAPWSPEFDGDVRVSHLQTGQFSGERGSRIGQHRFRDGLAVREEQPQRRLHLPRFGVIEVRMAAVRHPDAMVAFWPIGFEDQPENSGEICIAEIFGSDLDDAGGWVGVGVKRQHDPRLRDDFEKVRVEGDLTEMHDYAVEWTPDAVRFFIGHRWVKTVRQTIDYPVQLMLDLYELPRADGMRDIAALPHTLRVERVRTFPPL; from the coding sequence ATGACCGACGACGACGCGACTCTCGACATGTCGCCGCTCGACCTCGACGGCCGCGAGCCCGATCTGGACGAGCGGTTCGGCGAGGGGGTGCTCGATGAGAAACTGTGGTGGCCGCACTACCTCCCGCACTGGTCGTCTCGCGCGCGCACCGCGGCGCGCTACTCGATCGCACCCGATGCGCTCGAGCTGTTCATCGACGCCTACACCGCCCCGTGGTCCCCCGAGTTCGACGGTGACGTCCGCGTCTCGCACCTGCAGACCGGCCAGTTCTCCGGTGAGCGCGGCAGCCGAATCGGACAGCACCGCTTCCGCGACGGCCTGGCGGTGCGCGAAGAGCAGCCGCAGCGCCGGCTCCACCTCCCGCGATTCGGCGTGATCGAGGTGCGGATGGCGGCGGTGCGCCACCCCGACGCGATGGTCGCATTCTGGCCGATCGGCTTCGAGGACCAGCCGGAGAACTCCGGCGAGATCTGCATCGCCGAGATCTTCGGAAGCGACTTGGATGACGCGGGCGGCTGGGTCGGAGTCGGCGTCAAGCGCCAGCACGACCCGCGGCTCCGCGACGACTTCGAGAAGGTCCGCGTCGAGGGCGACCTCACTGAGATGCACGACTACGCCGTCGAGTGGACACCCGACGCGGTGCGGTTCTTCATCGGCCACCGCTGGGTGAAGACCGTGCGCCAGACGATCGACTACCCCGTCCAGCTCATGCTCGACCTCTACGAGCTGCCGCGTGCCGACGGCATGCGCGACATCGCAGCGCTCCCCCATACGCTGCGCGTCGAGCGGGTGCGCACCTTCCCGCCGCTCTGA
- a CDS encoding IS481 family transposase — protein MSHANAALTPRARLRLARLIVDEGWPLQVAAKMFMVSTVTARKWAARFRSEGPAGMSDRSSRPRSMPAKTPSPVVKKIVKARWRRRLGPVQIAGELGLAPSTVHAVLVRCGLNRLSAIDRVTGEPIRRYEHDHPGALIHVDVTKFGRIPDGGGHRFVGRQQGARNKLETPGLPRGKDHKPRTGTGFFHTVVDDNSRVAYVEEHDDERAETAVGVLTRAIAFFADHGVTVERVLSDNGSCYRSLAWRDACADLGIRHKRTRPYRPQTNGKIERFHRTLADGWAYAKFYPSETERRDALPGWIHFYNHHRRHSAIGAPPISRINNLPGHHT, from the coding sequence GTGTCCCACGCTAACGCTGCTCTGACTCCCCGTGCCCGACTGCGCCTCGCGCGCCTTATCGTCGACGAGGGGTGGCCACTGCAGGTGGCAGCGAAGATGTTCATGGTCTCGACCGTGACAGCCCGGAAGTGGGCGGCCAGATTCCGATCCGAGGGGCCGGCGGGGATGTCGGATCGGTCGAGCCGCCCCCGCTCGATGCCTGCGAAGACGCCGTCGCCGGTTGTGAAGAAGATCGTGAAGGCCCGCTGGCGGCGTCGGCTGGGCCCGGTCCAGATCGCCGGTGAGCTCGGTCTGGCTCCGTCGACCGTTCACGCGGTTCTGGTGCGTTGCGGCCTCAACCGCCTCTCCGCGATCGACCGGGTCACCGGGGAGCCGATCCGCCGTTATGAGCACGACCATCCCGGCGCACTGATCCACGTCGATGTCACCAAGTTCGGTCGCATCCCCGACGGCGGCGGGCACCGGTTCGTCGGACGGCAGCAGGGCGCCCGGAACAAGCTCGAGACGCCAGGACTGCCGCGCGGCAAGGACCACAAGCCGAGGACCGGCACCGGGTTCTTCCACACCGTCGTCGACGACAACTCGCGGGTGGCTTATGTCGAAGAGCACGACGACGAGCGAGCCGAGACTGCCGTCGGCGTCCTCACCCGCGCGATCGCGTTCTTCGCCGATCACGGCGTGACCGTCGAGCGCGTCCTTTCCGACAACGGCTCCTGCTACCGGTCCCTTGCCTGGCGAGACGCCTGCGCCGACCTCGGCATCAGACACAAGCGCACCCGCCCGTACCGCCCGCAGACCAACGGCAAGATCGAGCGCTTCCACCGCACGCTGGCCGACGGATGGGCCTACGCGAAGTTCTACCCGTCAGAGACCGAACGCCGCGACGCCCTGCCCGGCTGGATCCACTTCTACAATCACCACAGGCGACACTCCGCAATCGGAGCCCCACCCATCAGCAGGATCAACAACCTGCCTGGACATCACACCTAG
- a CDS encoding formate--tetrahydrofolate ligase — protein sequence MATSNIEIAQQAELWPITRIAEGLGIPDEELEPYGRFKAKVSLRHLRTLQERPRGRLVLMTAVSPTPAGEGKTTTTVGLGDALTRIGERAMICLREPALGPVFGMKGGAAGGGYAQVVPMEDINLHFTGDFSAIAIATNLLAALIDNHVHHGNALGIDVRRVTWRRVLDVNDRALRDAVIGLGGPSNGYPREDGFDIVVASEVMAIFCLATDLADLKDRLGEIVVAYARDRSPIRARDLQAHGAMAAILRDALAPNLVQTLEHTPAFVHGGPFANIAHGCNSYLATDSALRMADYVVTEAGFGADLGAEKFVDILCRTTGLRPDVAVVVATVRAMKYHGGVEVADLPHENVAALEHGTANLLRHLETLRETWRIPTVVAINHRAEDTDAETAALVAAAESVGVTAVVAKHFAQGGAGAEDLAREVVRLCDERAAEPEGAASALRFTYPDDASLWRKMSAIATRIYGASEITASTTVRAQIKRLQDEGYGSYPVCVAKTQYSFSTDPKLRGAPTGHVVDIREVRLAAGARFVVMICGDIMTMPGLPVTPAANSIDVDDEGRIVGLF from the coding sequence GTGGCCACGAGCAACATCGAGATCGCACAGCAGGCCGAGCTCTGGCCGATCACCCGGATCGCCGAGGGGCTCGGCATCCCGGACGAGGAGCTCGAGCCGTACGGCCGCTTCAAGGCGAAGGTGTCGCTGCGGCACCTGCGGACGCTCCAGGAGAGGCCGCGCGGACGGCTCGTGCTGATGACCGCCGTCTCGCCGACGCCCGCGGGGGAGGGCAAGACGACGACCACCGTCGGCCTCGGCGACGCGCTCACCCGCATCGGCGAGCGGGCCATGATCTGCCTGCGCGAGCCCGCGCTCGGGCCGGTGTTCGGCATGAAGGGCGGCGCCGCCGGCGGCGGGTACGCGCAGGTCGTGCCCATGGAGGACATCAACCTCCATTTCACGGGCGACTTCTCGGCGATCGCGATCGCGACGAACCTGCTCGCGGCGCTCATCGACAACCACGTGCACCACGGCAACGCCCTCGGCATCGACGTGCGACGCGTGACCTGGCGGCGAGTGCTCGACGTGAACGACCGCGCGCTGCGCGACGCCGTGATCGGCCTCGGCGGTCCGTCCAACGGCTATCCCCGCGAGGACGGCTTCGACATCGTCGTGGCGAGCGAGGTGATGGCGATCTTCTGTCTCGCGACCGACCTCGCCGACCTCAAGGATCGCCTCGGCGAGATCGTCGTCGCGTACGCCCGCGACCGCAGCCCGATCCGCGCCCGGGACCTGCAGGCGCACGGCGCGATGGCGGCGATCCTGCGCGACGCGCTCGCCCCGAACCTCGTGCAGACCCTCGAGCACACGCCGGCGTTCGTGCACGGCGGCCCGTTCGCGAACATCGCGCACGGCTGCAACTCCTACCTCGCGACCGATTCCGCGCTGCGCATGGCCGACTACGTCGTGACCGAGGCGGGCTTCGGCGCCGACCTGGGCGCAGAGAAGTTCGTCGACATCCTGTGCCGCACCACCGGCCTCCGGCCCGACGTCGCGGTGGTGGTCGCGACGGTGCGCGCCATGAAGTACCACGGCGGTGTCGAGGTCGCCGACCTTCCGCACGAGAACGTTGCCGCCCTCGAGCACGGCACCGCAAACCTCCTGCGCCATCTGGAGACCCTGCGCGAGACCTGGCGGATCCCGACGGTCGTCGCGATCAACCATCGCGCGGAGGACACGGATGCGGAGACCGCGGCGCTCGTTGCGGCGGCCGAGTCCGTCGGGGTCACGGCCGTGGTCGCGAAGCACTTCGCCCAGGGGGGCGCCGGGGCGGAGGACCTGGCGCGCGAGGTCGTGAGGCTCTGCGACGAGCGCGCCGCCGAACCCGAGGGGGCAGCATCCGCTCTCCGCTTCACCTACCCGGATGACGCGTCGCTGTGGCGCAAGATGAGCGCGATCGCGACGCGCATCTACGGGGCGTCGGAGATCACCGCCTCGACCACCGTCCGCGCGCAGATCAAGCGCCTGCAGGACGAGGGCTATGGGTCCTACCCGGTGTGCGTCGCGAAGACGCAGTACTCGTTCTCCACGGATCCGAAGCTGCGCGGTGCGCCGACGGGGCACGTCGTCGACATCCGCGAGGTGCGGCTGGCGGCCGGGGCACGATTCGTCGTGATGATCTGCGGCGACATCATGACGATGCCCGGGCTGCCGGTGACTCCCGCCGCGAACAGCATCGACGTCGACGACGAGGGGCGCATCGTCGGGCTCTTCTGA